From the Paenibacillus sp. FSL H8-0548 genome, one window contains:
- a CDS encoding C-terminal binding protein, protein MDKPMKVVVTDYGFPDLEHERQILEPIGAKLHAFQCRNELEVADHCKDADAVLTQWAPVTAAAIEQMEKCKVIVRYGIGVDNVDLEAARNKGIPVVNVPDYAIAEVADHTFGLLLSSVRKIPQVVNKVRRGEWEIAPCRPIEGLQGKRLGLAGFGNIARAVARRAQIFGMEICAYDPYLSKEQISEFGATKVEWKELLQQSDLLSVHLPLTEQTRHIFGEEAFGMMKSSAHFINTSRGGVVDTLALEQALVKGEIAAAALDVLEVEPIDANHPLLQLEQCLVTSHCAWYSESSLIKLQAYAAEEVKRVLEGNSPKHIVNGVKG, encoded by the coding sequence ATGGATAAACCGATGAAGGTTGTTGTTACGGATTATGGTTTCCCTGATTTAGAGCATGAACGGCAGATTCTTGAACCTATCGGAGCAAAGCTGCACGCTTTTCAGTGCCGCAATGAATTGGAGGTCGCTGACCATTGTAAGGATGCGGATGCGGTTTTAACGCAATGGGCGCCCGTGACAGCTGCTGCAATAGAACAAATGGAGAAGTGTAAAGTGATTGTACGCTATGGAATCGGAGTAGATAATGTTGATCTGGAGGCAGCACGCAACAAAGGTATTCCTGTGGTGAATGTACCGGATTATGCTATAGCGGAAGTAGCCGATCACACATTCGGACTGCTGCTCTCATCTGTACGGAAAATTCCGCAAGTGGTTAATAAGGTACGAAGAGGCGAGTGGGAGATTGCGCCATGCCGTCCAATTGAAGGGCTGCAAGGGAAGCGGCTAGGACTTGCTGGCTTCGGTAATATTGCGCGTGCGGTAGCAAGAAGAGCTCAAATTTTTGGCATGGAGATATGTGCTTATGATCCTTATTTGAGTAAAGAACAAATAAGTGAGTTTGGGGCAACGAAGGTGGAATGGAAAGAACTATTGCAGCAGAGCGACCTGCTTTCCGTACATCTTCCCTTAACGGAACAGACTAGACATATTTTTGGCGAGGAGGCTTTTGGCATGATGAAGTCTTCTGCCCACTTCATTAATACTTCACGTGGCGGAGTCGTCGATACGCTTGCTTTGGAACAAGCGCTGGTGAAAGGTGAAATTGCGGCTGCGGCGCTGGATGTATTAGAAGTGGAGCCTATTGATGCTAATCATCCTTTACTTCAGCTGGAGCAATGCTTGGTGACTAGTCATTGTGCTTGGTATTCAGAAAGCTCGCTTATTAAACTTCAAGCCTATGCAGCAGAGGAAGTGAAGCGAGTGCTGGAGGGGAATTCGCCCAAACATATCGTGAATGGGGTGAAGGGATGA
- a CDS encoding cyclase family protein: MNRKLIDLSMDIYHGAPTFALDPKCAVIVHHTVDSMGYNMTQLSMSTHQGTHLDAPFHFLDEGKTVDELDLHRCIGEAMLVDLTHKKAGEPIIISDFGAYKDRIGEGTRLIFRTDWYKQYPHKHYFTDFPYMTLELAQWLADRKIAMIGMDIPTPNPTDFDPVHKILLGAEIVIVEALANLGDIGQEQFFFMAAPLKILGRDGSPVRAIAMVE; encoded by the coding sequence ATGAATCGTAAATTAATCGATTTGTCGATGGATATTTACCACGGGGCGCCAACCTTCGCATTGGATCCCAAATGCGCGGTTATCGTTCACCATACGGTAGACTCAATGGGCTATAACATGACGCAATTATCAATGAGTACTCATCAAGGAACACATTTAGATGCGCCGTTTCATTTTCTAGATGAGGGCAAGACCGTGGACGAGCTTGATCTTCATCGGTGCATTGGAGAAGCGATGCTGGTAGATTTAACTCATAAGAAGGCAGGGGAGCCGATCATCATCTCTGATTTTGGGGCCTATAAAGATCGGATAGGCGAAGGAACCAGGCTCATCTTTCGGACAGATTGGTATAAGCAATACCCGCATAAACACTATTTCACTGATTTTCCATATATGACGCTTGAATTGGCGCAGTGGTTAGCGGATCGCAAGATCGCCATGATTGGGATGGATATTCCTACCCCAAATCCTACAGACTTTGATCCTGTTCATAAAATATTGCTTGGTGCAGAAATCGTCATTGTTGAAGCCTTAGCAAATCTTGGCGATATCGGTCAGGAGCAATTTTTCTTTATGGCGGCACCGCTCAAAATTTTGGGGCGCGATGGTTCGCCAGTAAGAGCCATAGCCATGGTGGAGTAG
- a CDS encoding GntR family transcriptional regulator, protein MKSKPVLPLYAQIRQYIVEQIIEGAWQPHQQIPPERELAEQFSVSRITAKNAVLQLVNEGILYRHRGRGTFVSSHSSELTIQRATRVKPTELGKSRKFVKLIGFVIPWVERQYATYLLGGLESFLSQRGYHLVFRRISSPEEERAAVQSLLELPVDGIVIATSRGEYFDDGLVQLVINRFPLVFIEKTMRDLKVNGVFCDTEKAGKLMAGYLIEKAVKEIGLISYPASFSSGVKERRYGFQSELLRGGMAPLSDERILTLPGELLGVAGQMGGIMKVPEAIYDFLDKYPELQAIAVADAWLGRLVGQACYERGLKEMIIVGFDEPSYPPNIVGPAAYIDQSPFRMGQTAAELIIGAIEGGMSEKQVMIEPRLVEL, encoded by the coding sequence ATGAAAAGCAAACCCGTTCTTCCGTTATACGCTCAGATTCGCCAATATATTGTGGAACAAATTATAGAGGGAGCATGGCAGCCTCATCAACAAATTCCTCCTGAACGAGAGCTGGCTGAGCAATTTTCGGTCAGCAGAATTACAGCCAAAAATGCAGTGTTACAGCTCGTAAACGAAGGGATATTATATCGTCATCGTGGGAGAGGGACCTTTGTCTCAAGCCATTCCAGTGAATTAACGATTCAGCGAGCGACACGTGTGAAGCCTACTGAACTGGGGAAGAGTAGAAAATTCGTGAAATTAATAGGGTTCGTCATTCCGTGGGTGGAACGTCAATACGCGACCTATCTTTTAGGCGGACTAGAGTCATTTTTGAGTCAGAGGGGCTATCATCTTGTGTTTCGCCGGATATCTTCACCTGAAGAAGAAAGAGCGGCTGTGCAATCGCTATTGGAGCTGCCTGTTGATGGGATAGTCATTGCGACAAGCAGAGGAGAATATTTCGATGACGGATTGGTCCAGCTCGTTATTAATCGATTTCCGCTCGTATTTATCGAGAAAACCATGCGTGATCTTAAAGTGAATGGCGTTTTTTGCGATACGGAGAAGGCGGGCAAGCTTATGGCGGGCTATCTAATTGAGAAAGCAGTGAAGGAAATTGGACTTATTTCATATCCGGCATCGTTTAGCTCTGGCGTGAAGGAGCGGCGCTATGGATTTCAATCTGAATTGCTTCGTGGAGGAATGGCTCCATTATCAGATGAACGGATCTTGACACTCCCAGGGGAGCTGCTCGGAGTCGCAGGTCAAATGGGCGGTATCATGAAGGTGCCCGAAGCGATATATGATTTTCTAGACAAATATCCAGAGCTGCAAGCCATTGCAGTGGCAGATGCGTGGCTTGGACGATTGGTCGGACAAGCTTGTTATGAACGAGGTTTGAAAGAAATGATTATTGTTGGATTTGATGAACCCTCCTACCCTCCCAATATTGTGGGTCCAGCTGCCTATATTGATCAATCGCCTTTTCGGATGGGTCAGACGGCAGCAGAATTAATTATAGGCGCGATTGAAGGCGGAATGAGTGAAAAGCAGGTCATGATTGAACCACGATTAGTTGAGCTATAG
- a CDS encoding phytanoyl-CoA dioxygenase family protein has protein sequence MALLPQFKKEFYTENGFVQVDNVLTAEEVRELTEYLTEAMSAEDSRSTTTSQKGSSYYRVLNQKVNVWKDHLGVARYSAHKKLAQLALELSGAEGIRLFHDHGLWKMPNDSKETPWHQDFPYWPMNETGALSVWIPLDDVDEDNGCMMFVPGSHRVGKLNPIDLADPQDIYEYVKGTEVATARPVKVPLKAGSCTFHNGLTFHYAHANKTDKPRRVLAIIFMPDGTTFNGKAHLVTDGQGLEKDDPIVGGAFPLLAKH, from the coding sequence ATGGCTTTATTGCCGCAATTCAAAAAAGAATTCTACACAGAGAATGGTTTTGTCCAAGTCGATAATGTACTGACTGCTGAGGAGGTTCGTGAGCTAACCGAATATTTGACTGAAGCTATGTCTGCTGAGGACAGCCGCTCTACGACAACTTCACAAAAAGGAAGCAGCTACTACCGCGTCCTTAATCAAAAGGTCAATGTGTGGAAAGATCATCTTGGTGTAGCTCGTTATTCTGCCCATAAGAAGCTGGCTCAGCTCGCTCTTGAGCTTAGCGGTGCAGAAGGCATCAGGCTGTTCCACGATCACGGGCTATGGAAAATGCCGAACGATTCGAAGGAAACGCCTTGGCATCAAGATTTCCCTTACTGGCCGATGAATGAAACAGGCGCATTGTCGGTATGGATTCCTCTTGATGATGTGGATGAGGATAATGGCTGTATGATGTTCGTACCAGGATCACACCGCGTGGGTAAACTGAATCCTATTGATCTAGCTGATCCACAGGATATTTATGAGTACGTGAAGGGAACCGAGGTTGCGACTGCAAGACCTGTCAAAGTGCCTCTGAAAGCAGGAAGCTGTACCTTTCACAATGGGTTGACGTTTCACTACGCTCACGCGAACAAAACAGATAAGCCTCGCCGAGTGCTTGCCATTATCTTCATGCCTGACGGAACCACGTTTAACGGAAAAGCGCATCTGGTCACTGACGGTCAAGGTTTAGAAAAAGATGACCCGATCGTTGGCGGAGCATTCCCGCTCCTTGCAAAGCACTAA
- a CDS encoding AraC family transcriptional regulator, giving the protein MLRLEAVQFLESHDFPFHAAAYRFQSSETIEPHLHDFVEMAYIAEGRGVHSYNGNEYPIAEGDVFIIEPDQIHSYRCPPNSQLLVYNILFQPSLLKAEWELLGGVTPFVDFYYVEPFLRNTVRFQAHLKLQSGEQIEMKSQINRLILEYKEKKLGYRILCKTHLIEIFVFLSRCYEHMTNEPLLSADSDELRIRRIADFIAQHFDQPLTLLQVSRMCGMSQTTFSVKFKEYKGHTFIEFRNDIRIKAAQDKLAETTDKVSQIAQEVGFEDLSFFNQQFKAVTGLPPGQYRKQMKDKKA; this is encoded by the coding sequence ATGCTGCGGTTAGAAGCTGTTCAATTTCTAGAAAGCCATGATTTCCCTTTCCATGCCGCCGCCTACCGTTTTCAATCATCAGAAACCATTGAACCGCATTTGCATGATTTTGTGGAAATGGCCTACATTGCCGAAGGACGGGGGGTTCATAGCTACAATGGCAATGAGTATCCCATTGCTGAAGGTGATGTCTTTATTATTGAACCCGATCAAATCCATAGCTATCGCTGTCCTCCGAACAGTCAATTGCTCGTATATAATATTTTGTTTCAGCCCTCATTATTAAAGGCAGAGTGGGAGCTGCTCGGAGGCGTTACTCCCTTCGTTGATTTTTATTATGTGGAGCCATTCCTTCGAAATACGGTTCGATTTCAGGCTCATCTCAAGCTTCAGAGCGGCGAGCAGATAGAAATGAAATCCCAGATTAATCGTTTGATCTTGGAATATAAAGAAAAAAAGCTTGGCTATCGTATTCTATGTAAAACACATTTAATTGAAATATTCGTTTTCCTAAGCCGCTGCTATGAGCATATGACCAATGAGCCGCTCCTTTCCGCTGATTCTGATGAGCTTCGAATACGTCGGATTGCTGATTTTATTGCACAGCATTTCGATCAGCCGCTTACCCTCCTGCAGGTCAGCCGAATGTGTGGAATGAGTCAAACGACCTTCTCTGTGAAATTCAAAGAATATAAGGGCCACACGTTCATTGAATTCCGTAATGACATTCGAATTAAAGCAGCCCAAGATAAGCTTGCGGAAACAACCGACAAGGTATCGCAAATCGCTCAAGAGGTTGGATTCGAGGACTTAAGCTTCTTCAATCAACAATTCAAGGCGGTTACCGGTCTTCCCCCCGGTCAATATCGGAAGCAAATGAAAGACAAAAAAGCGTGA
- a CDS encoding alpha-L-rhamnosidase, producing the protein MRTLNVQRLRVEYLDRPLGIDIREPRLGWMIHAEDRRGIAQTAYQIVAASSIDQLSQDQGDLWDTGIIASDESQHIVYAGVAHGSGQQVYWKVRVWDEAGAASPWSEISSWSMGLLSRDEWEGCWIGLKSGLRPTREKPNPVVYLRRELEAGSRIRRATIYSTALGVYRLYVNGAKAGKELFAPEWTDYHVRTQYQTYDVTNLLQEGTNTLSVMLGHGWYTGYLGMYGFQKYGMEPSFFLQCNMEYEDGTIQTLSSDESWIASFGPITASDLQMGEIYDARLEMPGWQGANFNADGWKPVHRMYDYRGSLVSQLVPPVAVTREQPIAAVRLLESGKTLVDVGQNLTGWLRFSVQAETGTEITLRYAEALDAEGNLYTENLRLALQTDVFICGGSELETFETVFTCHGFQYVEISGLASPLLAEDMTCVVVHSALPETGLLETSDPLVNKLVENIRWSQRNNYMSVPTDCPQRDERHGWTGDAQIFARTAAYNMDISSFMSKWMTDLSDGQQPTGAFSDFAPFVFGPKTAYNNDFTYTHIASAGWADAPLIIGWMLYEIYGDKEVLRKHYSAMKRWMDYNERLYPRGIRRDAPQYGDWLSVHERPVEELKAEFGWLVADNSTTPYDVFSTTYWAYDTKLMTNIAQVLGEAEDEAYYGELHRSVSEAFVTEFVGQDGRIKGDTQTVYAMALDFDLLQDPAIRQAALARLVEKVESKGKMATTGFHGTRSLMRVLSDNGYEELAFDLLLRKEYPSWLYSVLQGASTIWERWDGWTVEKGFQRAGMNSLCHYAFGSVGEWMYEHLGGISLDPSSKGYRVARIRPRPLGGFNFAKSEYDTLYGTIRTEWSVEGNQFKLKVEVPANAKAYVHVPAVPGSQVFEGDQQVSEVEGIIAKGNGTGNTEVFLVGSGCYSFRSQLI; encoded by the coding sequence ATGCGTACATTAAATGTTCAACGACTGCGAGTAGAATATTTGGATCGACCCTTAGGGATTGATATTCGTGAACCGCGACTCGGTTGGATGATTCATGCAGAGGACAGACGCGGCATAGCGCAAACGGCTTACCAAATTGTTGCAGCCAGCTCGATTGACCAGCTCAGTCAAGATCAAGGCGATCTTTGGGATACGGGAATCATAGCTTCGGATGAATCTCAGCATATTGTATATGCGGGAGTGGCGCATGGCTCGGGGCAGCAAGTTTACTGGAAGGTGCGCGTATGGGATGAAGCAGGTGCAGCCAGTCCTTGGAGCGAGATTTCAAGCTGGTCTATGGGGCTGTTAAGCCGTGACGAATGGGAAGGCTGCTGGATTGGATTGAAAAGCGGGCTGCGCCCTACGAGGGAAAAGCCTAATCCTGTCGTTTATTTGAGACGCGAGCTTGAAGCGGGGAGCCGTATTCGTCGAGCTACCATCTATTCGACGGCACTAGGCGTGTATCGTCTTTACGTGAATGGGGCTAAGGCAGGGAAGGAGCTCTTCGCTCCGGAATGGACAGACTATCATGTGCGAACGCAGTATCAGACGTATGATGTCACCAACTTGCTGCAGGAAGGCACGAATACCTTGTCCGTTATGCTCGGTCATGGCTGGTATACGGGTTATCTAGGCATGTATGGCTTCCAGAAGTATGGCATGGAGCCATCATTTTTCCTGCAGTGCAATATGGAGTATGAGGATGGTACGATCCAAACATTAAGCAGCGATGAGAGCTGGATCGCCTCCTTTGGCCCAATTACAGCTTCTGATCTGCAAATGGGCGAGATATATGATGCTAGGCTGGAAATGCCAGGCTGGCAAGGAGCAAATTTCAATGCCGATGGCTGGAAGCCGGTTCACAGAATGTACGACTACAGAGGCAGCCTCGTCTCACAATTAGTACCTCCTGTAGCTGTAACGCGCGAACAGCCTATTGCCGCTGTTAGACTATTGGAGAGCGGGAAGACGCTTGTCGATGTTGGACAAAACCTAACGGGCTGGCTGCGCTTCTCTGTGCAGGCAGAGACTGGAACTGAAATTACGCTTCGGTATGCGGAGGCTTTGGATGCAGAGGGGAATCTGTATACCGAAAATCTGAGATTAGCTCTGCAGACGGATGTGTTTATTTGCGGCGGCTCTGAGCTGGAAACATTCGAGACCGTATTTACCTGCCATGGCTTTCAATACGTGGAGATCAGTGGATTAGCCTCTCCGCTGTTAGCTGAAGATATGACCTGCGTTGTCGTTCATTCTGCTCTGCCAGAGACAGGATTGCTTGAAACGTCAGATCCGCTCGTAAATAAGCTTGTAGAAAATATTCGCTGGTCGCAGCGGAACAACTATATGAGTGTTCCGACGGATTGCCCGCAGCGTGATGAACGCCATGGCTGGACCGGTGATGCGCAAATTTTTGCTAGAACAGCTGCATACAATATGGATATTTCATCGTTTATGTCGAAGTGGATGACTGATTTGTCCGATGGCCAGCAGCCTACAGGCGCGTTTAGCGATTTTGCACCGTTCGTCTTCGGACCGAAAACGGCATACAATAATGACTTTACGTATACTCACATTGCTTCTGCAGGGTGGGCAGATGCACCGCTCATTATCGGCTGGATGCTCTATGAAATTTATGGTGATAAAGAAGTATTGCGTAAGCATTATAGTGCGATGAAGCGATGGATGGACTATAACGAGCGCTTGTATCCGCGAGGCATTCGTAGAGATGCTCCTCAATATGGAGATTGGCTGTCTGTTCATGAGCGGCCTGTTGAAGAACTGAAGGCTGAATTCGGATGGCTGGTTGCAGATAACTCAACCACGCCATACGATGTTTTCTCGACAACATATTGGGCTTATGATACGAAGCTTATGACTAATATTGCACAGGTGCTAGGTGAAGCAGAGGATGAAGCATACTATGGAGAACTTCATCGCTCTGTAAGCGAAGCGTTCGTAACGGAATTTGTAGGACAGGATGGAAGGATTAAAGGAGACACGCAGACGGTATATGCAATGGCCCTGGATTTTGATCTTCTGCAAGATCCGGCAATCCGTCAGGCAGCACTGGCAAGACTAGTTGAAAAGGTAGAATCGAAAGGCAAGATGGCGACGACTGGCTTCCACGGCACCCGTTCACTAATGCGAGTGCTCTCCGATAATGGGTATGAAGAGCTTGCATTCGATCTCTTATTGCGTAAGGAATATCCTTCCTGGTTATATTCCGTCCTCCAAGGAGCATCCACGATTTGGGAGCGTTGGGACGGCTGGACGGTGGAGAAGGGCTTTCAGCGAGCAGGCATGAACTCGTTATGCCACTATGCCTTCGGCTCAGTTGGTGAGTGGATGTATGAGCATTTGGGAGGCATTAGTCTCGATCCATCCTCGAAGGGCTATCGGGTAGCGCGTATTCGTCCGCGTCCATTAGGCGGGTTTAACTTTGCCAAATCGGAGTACGACACCTTGTACGGAACGATTCGGACGGAGTGGAGTGTTGAAGGCAATCAGTTCAAGCTGAAGGTTGAAGTACCGGCAAATGCCAAGGCGTATGTCCATGTACCTGCTGTGCCTGGCTCACAAGTATTTGAAGGGGATCAGCAGGTCTCCGAGGTCGAAGGGATTATAGCAAAAGGAAACGGCACTGGAAATACAGAAGTATTTCTTGTCGGCTCAGGCTGCTACAGCTTCCGTTCGCAGTTGATATAA
- a CDS encoding carbohydrate ABC transporter permease, producing MNILRPKRMIISSILLWSASLFTLFVLVYMTYQSLRPKKELLSSTFGWPKALNFDNYRKLFVEAGFFTYLLNSVLILVGSLAVVIILSTMVAYGIGRFQFRFKRGLLIYFLIGLMFPLQLGIVPIFLLIRDLGLLNSQWSVVLVLAAGLSMPVFLLTTFFEKLPKDLYESAKIDGANEWTTFYRIMFPLASPVTFSVCIIMSVQIWNQFFVPIIFLQSESNKTIPLMIVKFTNNMMFNFDLAMSGSVMATVPLLILFFFFSGKVMDGVASGGIKG from the coding sequence ATGAATATATTGCGACCGAAACGAATGATTATCAGCTCCATATTACTGTGGTCGGCCTCCTTATTCACTTTATTTGTTCTTGTCTATATGACCTATCAATCACTGCGTCCAAAGAAAGAGCTGCTATCGAGCACCTTTGGATGGCCAAAGGCTTTGAATTTTGACAACTATCGCAAGCTGTTTGTTGAAGCCGGCTTCTTTACCTATTTGTTAAATAGTGTATTAATATTGGTAGGTTCCTTGGCTGTAGTTATTATTTTGTCTACGATGGTTGCCTATGGAATAGGAAGATTTCAATTCCGCTTTAAGCGTGGCCTGCTTATCTATTTTCTCATTGGACTGATGTTTCCTCTGCAGCTAGGCATCGTGCCTATTTTTCTATTAATTCGTGATCTAGGGCTGTTGAACAGTCAATGGTCGGTCGTTCTTGTGTTAGCAGCAGGGCTGTCCATGCCCGTATTTCTGCTCACCACATTTTTCGAGAAGCTGCCCAAGGATTTATATGAATCAGCCAAAATAGACGGTGCAAATGAATGGACGACCTTCTATCGCATTATGTTTCCGCTGGCAAGCCCGGTAACCTTCAGCGTATGTATTATTATGTCGGTTCAAATCTGGAACCAGTTTTTTGTGCCGATTATATTTCTGCAAAGCGAGTCGAATAAAACTATTCCACTCATGATCGTGAAATTTACGAATAACATGATGTTTAACTTTGATTTAGCGATGAGCGGCTCTGTTATGGCTACCGTGCCGTTATTAATTCTTTTCTTTTTCTTCTCTGGCAAAGTCATGGACGGGGTAGCTTCGGGCGGGATTAAGGGCTAA